In a single window of the Rhineura floridana isolate rRhiFlo1 chromosome 3, rRhiFlo1.hap2, whole genome shotgun sequence genome:
- the MRPS25 gene encoding small ribosomal subunit protein mS25 produces MPMKGRFPIRRTLQYLSQGDIIFKDSVQVMTVNYNTWGNLSEGARKFVFFNIPQIQYKNPGLQIMMFKNMTPSPFLKFYLGNGEQVLVDVEEKTNKEIAQHVKKILGKSEETLQAEAQEKMKLRHPATFGPRKYHLRECMCEIEGQIPCPGRVPLPKEMTGKYKAAMKESATS; encoded by the exons ATGCCTATGAAGGGCAGGTTCCCCATCCGCAGGACGCTGCAGTACCTGAGCCAGGGCGACATCATCTTCAAGGACTCGGTGCAGGTGATGACGGTGAACTACAACACCTGGGGGAACCTCAGCGAAGGAGCCAG AAAATTTGTGTTTTTCAACATACCTCAGATCCAGTACAAAAACCCTGGGCTCCAGATCATGATGTTTAAGAACATGACACCATCACCATTCTTAAAATTCTATTTAG GTAATGGGGAGCAAGTCCTGGTTGATGTCGAAGAGAAGACTAACAAAGAGATAGCACAACATGTTAAGAAAATTCTTGGGAAAAGCGA AGAAACCCTCCAGGCAGAAGCACAAGAGAAAATGAAGCTGCGGCATCCTGCAACATTTGGCCCCAGAAAATACCACTTGCGGGAGTGTATGTGTGAAATTGAAGGCCAAATTCCCTGCCCTGGTAGAGTGCCATTACCAAAGGAGATGACTGGAAAATATAAAGCTGCCATGAAAGAGAGTGCCACTTCCTAA